A part of Streptomyces sp. DSM 40750 genomic DNA contains:
- a CDS encoding endonuclease/exonuclease/phosphatase family protein: MTPLPNSRTNPDGSATIRVLSYNIRSMRDDTDALARVITACAPDLVLIQEAPRFFRWRKKLARLAAASGLVTLSGGATASGPALLCDLRATVEHTEDILLPLTPGLHRRGFATAVVRFGRARLGVLSCHLSLQKDERYEQGGMLLDHLAGLGVTHAVAGGDLNERPDGRTFRRLAGELQDCWTTTPWGGEYTSTPTDPHQRIDAILATPGIEVLGCGVPLDHPGITEDDLRAATDHLPVLAALRVPAES; encoded by the coding sequence ATGACCCCGCTGCCCAACTCCCGCACGAACCCCGACGGTTCGGCAACCATCCGCGTCCTCAGCTACAACATCCGCTCCATGCGGGACGACACCGACGCCCTCGCCCGAGTGATCACCGCCTGCGCCCCCGACCTGGTCCTCATCCAGGAAGCCCCCCGCTTCTTCCGCTGGCGCAAGAAACTCGCCAGGCTGGCCGCGGCCTCCGGCCTGGTCACCCTCTCCGGCGGCGCCACCGCGTCGGGCCCCGCGCTGCTGTGCGACCTCCGCGCCACCGTGGAACACACCGAGGACATCCTCCTGCCCCTCACGCCCGGCCTGCACAGACGCGGCTTCGCCACGGCGGTGGTCCGCTTCGGCCGCGCCCGCCTCGGTGTCCTGTCCTGCCACCTCTCCCTGCAGAAGGACGAGCGGTACGAGCAGGGCGGCATGCTCCTCGACCACCTGGCCGGCCTGGGCGTGACCCACGCGGTCGCGGGCGGCGACCTCAACGAGCGCCCGGACGGCCGTACGTTCCGGCGCCTGGCCGGCGAACTCCAGGACTGCTGGACCACCACTCCCTGGGGCGGCGAGTACACCTCCACCCCCACCGACCCCCACCAGCGCATCGACGCGATCCTGGCCACCCCCGGCATCGAGGTCCTCGGCTGCGGCGTCCCCCTCGACCACCCCGGCATCACCGAGGACGATCTGAGGGCGGCCACGGACCACCTGCCGGTCCTGGCCGCCCTCAGGGTGCCCGCCGAGTCCTAA
- a CDS encoding response regulator — translation MVVDDHPMWRDAVARDLAESGFDVVATAGDGEQAVRRAGAAAPDVLVLDLNLPAKPGVQVCKELVGANPALRVLVLSASGEHADVLEAVKSGATGYLLKSASTEELIDAVRRTAVGDPVFTPGLAGLVLGEYRRLASEPAPAPGADEPKAPQLTDRETEVLRLVAKGLSYKQIAERLVISHRTVQNHVQNTLGKLQLHNRVELVRYAIERGLDDE, via the coding sequence ATGGTGGTCGACGACCATCCCATGTGGCGCGACGCCGTCGCCCGCGACCTGGCCGAGTCGGGCTTCGACGTGGTCGCCACGGCGGGCGACGGCGAACAGGCGGTGCGCCGCGCCGGGGCCGCCGCGCCCGACGTCCTCGTACTGGACCTGAACCTGCCCGCCAAGCCCGGCGTCCAGGTCTGCAAGGAACTGGTCGGCGCGAACCCGGCGTTGCGTGTGCTGGTCCTGTCGGCGAGCGGCGAGCACGCGGACGTCCTGGAGGCGGTGAAGTCCGGCGCGACGGGCTACCTGCTGAAGTCGGCGTCGACCGAGGAGCTGATCGACGCCGTACGCCGCACCGCGGTCGGCGACCCCGTCTTCACCCCCGGTCTCGCGGGCCTGGTCCTCGGTGAGTACCGCCGCCTCGCCTCCGAGCCCGCCCCCGCGCCGGGCGCCGACGAGCCCAAGGCGCCGCAGCTCACCGACCGCGAGACCGAGGTGCTGCGTCTCGTCGCCAAGGGCCTGAGCTACAAGCAGATCGCCGAGCGCCTCGTCATCTCGCACCGCACGGTCCAGAACCACGTCCAGAACACCCTCGGCAAGCTCCAGCTCCACAACCGGGTGGAGCTGGTCCGCTATGCCATAGAGCGCGGTCTCGACGACGAGTAA
- a CDS encoding SRPBCC family protein, with amino-acid sequence MAEFTSSSITIEAAAADVMAVIADFARYPDWTGEVKEAEVLETDGQGRAEQVRLVMDAGAIKDDQTLAYTWTGANEVSWTLVKSQMLRSLDGSYILKPVGDSVTEVTYQLTVDVKIPMLGMIKRKAEKVIIDRALAGLKKRVESGA; translated from the coding sequence ATGGCGGAATTCACCAGTTCGAGCATCACGATCGAGGCTGCGGCGGCCGACGTCATGGCAGTGATCGCCGACTTCGCCCGCTACCCGGACTGGACGGGCGAGGTGAAGGAGGCGGAGGTGCTGGAGACCGACGGTCAGGGCCGCGCCGAGCAGGTCCGGCTCGTCATGGACGCGGGCGCGATCAAGGACGACCAGACGCTGGCGTACACCTGGACCGGGGCGAACGAGGTCTCCTGGACGCTGGTCAAGTCCCAGATGCTGCGGTCCCTCGACGGGTCCTACATCTTGAAGCCGGTCGGCGACTCGGTCACCGAGGTGACGTATCAGCTGACCGTGGACGTCAAGATCCCGATGCTCGGGATGATCAAGCGCAAGGCGGAGAAGGTGATCATCGACCGGGCGCTGGCGGGGCTGAAGAAGCGGGTCGAGTCGGGCGCGTAG
- a CDS encoding alpha/beta hydrolase — translation MPVLPGAEPYHHEGGEVGVLLCHGFTGSPQSLRPWAEYLAARGLTVALPLLPGHGTRWEDLRPTGWQDWYAEVDRELRALRERCAHVFVAGLSMGGALALRLAAKHGDAVDGVMVVNPANKVHGPAAHALPVLRHFVPTTKGITSDIAKEGVEELGYSHVPLHAAHSLRNFLRLVDGELPQVTQPLLLLHSARDHVVPPVDSERVLGRVSSTDVTEILLEQSHHVATLDHDADRIFKESHTFVTRLVSASVTESEAESVKESDAESVQQSDSGSVGQIGPGSLEQREGTATGG, via the coding sequence GTGCCGGTCCTTCCTGGAGCCGAGCCGTACCACCACGAGGGCGGAGAGGTCGGAGTCCTCCTCTGCCACGGTTTCACCGGGTCCCCGCAGTCGCTGCGCCCGTGGGCGGAGTATCTCGCCGCGCGCGGTCTGACCGTCGCGCTGCCCCTGCTGCCGGGACATGGCACACGCTGGGAGGACCTCCGGCCGACCGGCTGGCAGGACTGGTACGCGGAGGTGGACCGCGAGCTGCGGGCCCTGCGCGAACGCTGTGCGCACGTCTTCGTGGCGGGGCTGTCCATGGGCGGCGCGCTGGCACTGCGGCTGGCCGCCAAGCACGGCGACGCGGTCGACGGCGTCATGGTCGTCAACCCGGCCAACAAGGTGCACGGCCCGGCCGCGCACGCCCTCCCCGTGCTCCGGCACTTCGTTCCCACCACCAAGGGCATCACCAGCGACATCGCCAAAGAGGGCGTCGAGGAGCTGGGGTACAGCCATGTGCCGCTGCACGCGGCGCACTCGCTGCGCAACTTCCTCCGCCTCGTCGACGGCGAACTGCCCCAGGTCACCCAGCCGTTGCTGCTGTTGCACAGCGCGCGGGACCATGTGGTGCCGCCCGTGGACTCCGAGCGCGTCCTCGGCCGGGTGTCGTCGACGGACGTCACGGAGATCCTGCTGGAACAGAGCCACCATGTCGCGACGTTGGACCACGACGCGGACCGGATCTTCAAGGAGAGCCACACGTTCGTCACCCGGCTCGTATCGGCATCCGTGACGGAGTCGGAGGCGGAATCCGTGAAGGAGTCCGACGCGGAATCCGTACAGCAGTCTGATTCGGGGTCCGTGGGGCAGATCGGTCCGGGATCCTTGGAGCAGAGGGAAGGGACGGCCACTGGTGGCTGA
- a CDS encoding lysophospholipid acyltransferase family protein, with protein sequence MKVAIGGPLKVTFRPWVEGLENIPAEGAAILASNHLSFSDSFFLPAVLDRKVTFIAKAEYFTTPGIKGKLTAAFFKGVGQLPVDRSGARGAGEAAINSGIQVIESGELFGIYPEGTRSPDGRLYRGKPGGLARVALATGAPVIPVAMIDTEKIQPPGKVLPKVMRPGIRIGKPLDFSRYQGMEHDRFVLRALTDEVMYEIMKLSGQEYVDIYATAAKRQIADAAKAEKEADKAAKAALAKAEKEQAAQEQADRALAEKDHPGS encoded by the coding sequence ATGAAGGTCGCTATCGGGGGACCGCTCAAGGTCACCTTCAGGCCCTGGGTGGAAGGCCTGGAGAACATTCCGGCCGAGGGCGCCGCGATCCTCGCGAGCAATCACCTCTCCTTCTCGGACTCGTTCTTCCTGCCCGCTGTCCTCGACCGCAAGGTCACGTTCATCGCGAAGGCCGAGTACTTCACCACCCCCGGCATCAAGGGCAAGCTGACGGCCGCCTTCTTCAAGGGCGTCGGCCAACTCCCGGTGGACCGCTCCGGCGCAAGGGGCGCGGGCGAGGCCGCGATCAACAGCGGCATACAGGTCATCGAGAGCGGCGAGCTGTTCGGCATCTACCCCGAGGGCACCCGCTCGCCCGACGGGCGGCTCTACCGCGGTAAACCCGGCGGTCTCGCCCGGGTGGCCCTCGCCACCGGCGCGCCCGTCATCCCCGTCGCCATGATCGACACGGAGAAGATCCAGCCCCCGGGCAAGGTCCTGCCGAAGGTCATGCGCCCGGGCATCCGGATCGGCAAGCCCCTCGACTTCAGCCGCTACCAGGGCATGGAGCACGACCGCTTCGTCCTGCGGGCGCTGACCGACGAGGTCATGTACGAGATCATGAAGCTCTCCGGCCAGGAGTACGTCGACATCTACGCGACCGCCGCCAAGCGGCAGATCGCGGACGCGGCCAAGGCGGAGAAGGAGGCCGACAAGGCCGCCAAGGCCGCCCTCGCCAAGGCCGAGAAGGAGCAGGCGGCCCAGGAGCAGGCGGACAGGGCCCTGGCGGAGAAGGACCACCCGGGTTCGTAA
- a CDS encoding RNA polymerase sigma factor, translating to MTVGPPGVGTRDEDREESDARVIERSRDEPELFAVLYDRYADAVHRYAARRLGPEAAEDLMAETFVIAFQRRHTYDLGRPDARPWLFGIATNLVGRHRRAEARRFKALARLPEPVEHEESVADRAVARAGATGVRRELAAALAGLSARHRDVVLLVAWAGLDYEEAAQALDVPVGTIRSRLSRARGRLREALGGSDPTAFREADAHA from the coding sequence ATGACCGTCGGACCACCGGGCGTCGGCACCCGCGACGAGGATCGCGAGGAGAGTGATGCCCGTGTGATCGAGCGGTCCCGGGACGAGCCAGAGCTGTTCGCCGTCCTCTACGACCGGTACGCGGACGCCGTACACCGTTACGCGGCGCGGAGGCTCGGTCCGGAGGCGGCGGAGGATCTGATGGCGGAGACCTTCGTCATCGCCTTCCAACGGCGGCACACCTACGACCTGGGGCGGCCCGACGCGCGCCCCTGGCTGTTCGGCATCGCCACCAACCTCGTGGGCCGGCACCGCCGGGCCGAGGCCCGCCGGTTCAAGGCGCTGGCCCGGCTGCCGGAGCCGGTGGAGCACGAGGAGTCGGTCGCGGACCGGGCGGTCGCCAGGGCCGGTGCCACGGGGGTGCGCCGGGAGCTGGCAGCCGCGCTGGCCGGGCTGTCCGCCCGCCACCGCGACGTGGTGCTGCTGGTGGCCTGGGCCGGTCTCGACTACGAGGAGGCGGCCCAGGCCCTCGACGTGCCCGTCGGCACGATCAGATCCCGGCTGAGCCGGGCTCGCGGCAGATTGCGCGAAGCACTGGGCGGATCCGATCCGACCGCTTTCCGAGAGGCAGACGCCCATGCGTGA
- a CDS encoding ArsA family ATPase, translating into MRTILITGQGGSGRTTVAAATALDAAREGARTLVLSADRIDGLGAALGVATGPEPVHAAPNLTAWRPDAAADFRVDLVAFQERAASVLGLLGAGRLDAEELTPLPGAEELALLRALRDAALSEVYDLLVVDLPPAPQALALLGLPEELRRYLRRLLPPERQAARALRPVLGRLAGVPMPAEWLYETAARWDVELAAVAAVVEDPGTSVRLVAEPGPAGAEHVRLAGVGLALRALPVDVLIASRILPESGHDTWLAGLVAQQRKALEEWEQCAQARPVRGVAHLGHDPRGADDLTALHVPGIGDAPARVEWTVADNLGEEGVLVWHIPLPGAIRDELDLIRRGDELVVTAGQFRRIVPLPSALRRCTVDGAALRDGELRIRFAPDPQLWPRTR; encoded by the coding sequence ATGCGCACCATCCTGATCACCGGGCAAGGCGGCAGCGGCCGTACGACGGTCGCGGCGGCCACGGCGCTCGACGCGGCTCGTGAGGGCGCGCGAACGCTTGTGCTGAGCGCGGACCGGATCGACGGGCTGGGTGCGGCGCTCGGCGTGGCCACCGGGCCCGAGCCCGTACACGCGGCGCCGAATCTCACCGCGTGGCGACCCGACGCGGCGGCGGACTTCCGGGTGGATCTCGTCGCCTTCCAGGAGCGGGCCGCGTCCGTGCTGGGTCTGTTGGGGGCCGGTCGGCTGGACGCCGAGGAGCTCACACCTCTTCCCGGCGCCGAGGAACTCGCCCTGCTGCGGGCGCTGCGCGACGCCGCGCTCTCCGAGGTGTACGACCTGCTCGTCGTCGATCTGCCGCCCGCACCGCAGGCACTCGCGCTGCTCGGTCTGCCGGAGGAACTGCGGAGGTATCTGCGGCGGCTGCTCCCGCCCGAGCGGCAGGCCGCCCGTGCGCTGCGGCCGGTCCTCGGACGGCTCGCCGGTGTGCCGATGCCCGCCGAGTGGCTGTACGAGACGGCCGCCCGGTGGGACGTCGAACTGGCCGCCGTCGCGGCGGTCGTCGAGGACCCGGGGACAAGTGTGCGGCTGGTCGCCGAGCCGGGGCCGGCGGGTGCCGAACATGTCCGCCTCGCCGGCGTCGGCCTCGCCCTGCGGGCCCTCCCCGTGGACGTCCTGATCGCCAGCCGCATCCTCCCCGAGAGCGGGCACGACACCTGGCTCGCCGGCCTCGTCGCCCAGCAGCGCAAGGCGCTGGAGGAGTGGGAGCAGTGCGCGCAGGCCCGTCCCGTACGGGGCGTCGCCCACCTCGGTCACGACCCCCGCGGCGCCGACGACCTCACCGCCCTCCACGTACCCGGCATCGGTGACGCCCCCGCCCGCGTCGAGTGGACCGTCGCCGACAACCTCGGTGAGGAGGGCGTGCTCGTGTGGCACATCCCGCTGCCCGGGGCGATACGCGACGAGCTGGACCTCATCCGGCGCGGCGACGAGTTGGTCGTGACGGCGGGGCAGTTCCGCCGTATCGTTCCGCTGCCGTCGGCACTGCGCCGCTGCACGGTCGACGGCGCGGCCCTGCGCGACGGCGAGCTGAGGATCCGTTTCGCGCCGGACCCGCAGTTGTGGCCCCGGACCCGGTGA
- a CDS encoding ROK family glucokinase: MGLTIGVDIGGTKIAAGVVDEEGNILSTHKVPTPGTPDAIVDAIAAAVEGARAGHEIVGVGIGAAGYVNRQRSTVYFAPNIDWRNEPLKEKVEARVGLPVVVENDANAAAWGEYKFGGGKGHRNVICITLGTGLGGGIIIGNKLRRGHYGVAAEFGHIRMVPDGLLCGCGSQGCWEQYASGRALVRYAKQRANATPENAELLLGLGDGTPDAIEGKHISMAARQGDPVAVDSYRELARWAGAGLADLASLFDPSAFIVGGGLSDEGELVLDPIRKSYKRWLVGGNWRPVAEVIAAQLGNEAGLVGAADLAREPDPIM, from the coding sequence ATGGGACTCACCATCGGCGTCGACATCGGCGGTACCAAGATCGCGGCCGGTGTGGTCGACGAGGAAGGCAACATCCTCTCGACCCACAAGGTGCCGACCCCGGGCACGCCCGACGCGATCGTGGACGCCATCGCCGCCGCCGTCGAGGGCGCGCGAGCCGGACACGAGATCGTCGGTGTCGGCATCGGCGCGGCCGGCTACGTCAACCGTCAGCGGTCGACGGTCTACTTCGCCCCCAATATCGACTGGCGCAACGAGCCGCTCAAGGAGAAGGTCGAGGCCCGCGTGGGCCTGCCGGTCGTCGTGGAGAACGACGCCAACGCCGCTGCCTGGGGCGAGTACAAGTTCGGCGGCGGCAAGGGCCACCGCAACGTCATCTGCATCACCCTCGGCACCGGCCTCGGCGGCGGCATCATCATCGGCAACAAGCTGCGTCGCGGGCACTACGGCGTGGCCGCCGAGTTCGGACACATTCGGATGGTTCCGGACGGACTGCTCTGCGGCTGCGGCTCACAGGGCTGCTGGGAGCAGTACGCGTCGGGGCGCGCGCTGGTGCGGTACGCCAAGCAGCGCGCCAACGCCACCCCGGAGAACGCCGAACTCCTCCTCGGCCTCGGCGACGGCACCCCCGACGCCATCGAGGGCAAGCACATCTCCATGGCGGCCCGCCAGGGCGACCCCGTCGCCGTCGACTCCTACCGCGAACTCGCCCGCTGGGCCGGCGCGGGCCTCGCCGACCTCGCCTCCCTCTTCGACCCGTCCGCCTTCATCGTCGGCGGCGGCCTCTCCGACGAGGGCGAGCTCGTCCTCGACCCCATCCGCAAGTCCTACAAGCGCTGGCTCGTAGGCGGCAACTGGCGCCCCGTCGCCGAGGTCATCGCCGCCCAACTGGGCAACGAGGCGGGCCTGGTGGGCGCGGCGGACCTGGCGAGAGAACCCGACCCGATCATGTAA
- a CDS encoding CU044_5270 family protein — protein MRDIDELRDLRDLAAFDAGAPPLDDETRRRGRARLLATITAPGADHATRTTVRPASLVRRRPVLRIALTGVVAAAVTAGVLVAVQRDDGGDGRGKTAKPPVASLPPMRNVSAQTVLKGAAAYAREHEKPVSPRDDQFVYTKEIIKETNQKTGRTKTYVDEIWRSVDGSQRSWIMEIGKGWWSPPLADNESVWPPQDWGSLRKLPTDPEQLILAVHGELFGSEASLDEITDEEWSVIHYSLAGLLKVVPVMPEGLRPAAYEALGMVPGVKAVPNQKDAKGRVGVAITYDDPSRPEEASGYDSYFIFDPVTYAFLGFRDERSSGDGKDIKRYTQLSYLDSWAIVDKVKQYPSAAS, from the coding sequence ATGCGTGACATCGACGAACTGAGGGACCTGCGGGACCTCGCCGCCTTCGACGCGGGTGCTCCCCCGCTCGACGACGAGACCCGGCGGCGGGGGCGTGCCCGCCTGCTCGCCACGATCACCGCACCGGGCGCGGACCACGCGACTCGTACGACCGTCCGGCCCGCCTCGCTGGTACGCCGCCGCCCGGTCCTGCGTATCGCCCTCACCGGTGTGGTCGCCGCCGCGGTCACGGCCGGTGTCCTGGTCGCCGTGCAGCGGGACGACGGCGGTGACGGCCGGGGGAAGACCGCGAAGCCGCCGGTGGCGAGCCTGCCGCCGATGCGGAACGTGAGCGCGCAGACCGTGCTGAAGGGGGCGGCCGCGTACGCGCGGGAGCACGAGAAGCCGGTCAGTCCTCGGGACGACCAGTTCGTCTACACCAAGGAGATCATCAAGGAGACCAACCAGAAGACGGGGAGGACGAAGACGTACGTCGACGAGATCTGGCGCTCCGTGGACGGCTCCCAGCGTTCCTGGATCATGGAGATCGGCAAGGGGTGGTGGTCGCCGCCGCTGGCGGACAACGAGAGCGTGTGGCCGCCGCAGGACTGGGGTTCGCTGCGGAAGCTGCCGACCGACCCGGAGCAGCTGATCCTCGCGGTCCACGGCGAGCTCTTCGGTAGCGAGGCCTCGCTGGACGAGATCACCGACGAGGAGTGGTCGGTGATCCACTACAGTCTCGCCGGCCTGCTCAAGGTGGTCCCGGTGATGCCCGAGGGGCTGCGGCCCGCGGCGTACGAGGCGCTCGGGATGGTGCCGGGGGTCAAGGCGGTGCCGAACCAGAAGGACGCCAAGGGACGGGTCGGCGTGGCCATCACGTACGACGACCCCAGCCGCCCCGAGGAGGCATCGGGCTACGACAGCTACTTCATCTTCGACCCGGTGACGTACGCCTTCCTCGGCTTCCGTGACGAGCGCTCCTCGGGCGACGGCAAGGACATCAAGCGGTACACCCAGCTCTCGTATTTGGACAGTTGGGCGATCGTCGACAAGGTCAAGCAGTATCCGTCGGCTGCGAGTTAG
- a CDS encoding 6-phosphofructokinase, translating into MRVGVLTGGGDCPGLNAVIRGVVRKGVQEYGYDFVGFRDGWRGPLENDTVRLDIPAVRGILPRGGTILGSSRTNPLKQENGIRRIKDNLAKQEVEALIAIGGEDTLGVAARLSDEYGIPCVGVPKTIDNDLSATDYTFGFDTAVGIATEAIDRLHTTAESHMRVLVVEVMGRHAGWIAIHSGLAGGANVILIPEQRFDVDKVCAWVTSRFKASYAPIVVVAEGAMPKDGEMVLKDQSLDSFGHVRLSGVGEWLAKEIEKRTGKEARTTVLGHVQRGGTPSAFDRWLATRFGLHAIDAVHDRDFGKMVALRGTDIIRVPIADATAKLKTVDPKLYEEVGVFFG; encoded by the coding sequence ATGCGCGTCGGAGTACTGACCGGAGGCGGCGACTGCCCCGGGCTCAACGCCGTCATCCGGGGCGTCGTCCGCAAGGGCGTGCAGGAGTACGGCTACGACTTCGTCGGCTTCCGGGACGGTTGGCGGGGACCACTGGAGAACGACACCGTCCGCCTCGACATCCCCGCCGTGCGCGGCATCCTGCCCCGTGGCGGCACCATCCTCGGCTCCTCGCGCACCAACCCCCTCAAGCAGGAGAACGGCATCCGCCGGATCAAGGACAACCTCGCCAAGCAGGAGGTCGAGGCGCTCATCGCCATCGGCGGCGAGGACACGCTCGGGGTGGCCGCGCGCCTGTCGGACGAGTACGGCATCCCCTGCGTGGGCGTCCCGAAGACGATCGACAACGACCTCTCGGCCACGGACTACACCTTCGGCTTCGACACGGCGGTAGGCATCGCGACGGAGGCCATCGACCGCCTCCACACCACCGCCGAGTCGCACATGCGTGTCCTGGTCGTGGAGGTGATGGGCCGTCACGCGGGCTGGATCGCCATCCACTCCGGCCTGGCCGGCGGCGCGAACGTCATCCTCATCCCCGAGCAGCGCTTCGACGTCGACAAGGTGTGCGCCTGGGTGACGTCCCGCTTCAAGGCGTCGTACGCGCCGATCGTGGTCGTGGCGGAGGGGGCGATGCCGAAGGACGGCGAGATGGTCCTGAAGGACCAGTCCCTGGATTCCTTCGGCCATGTCCGCCTCTCCGGCGTGGGCGAATGGCTGGCCAAGGAGATCGAGAAGCGCACGGGCAAGGAGGCCCGTACGACGGTCCTCGGCCATGTGCAACGAGGCGGCACCCCCAGCGCCTTCGACCGATGGCTCGCCACCCGCTTCGGCCTCCACGCCATCGACGCCGTCCACGACCGCGACTTCGGCAAGATGGTCGCCCTGCGCGGCACCGACATCATCCGCGTCCCGATCGCCGACGCGACGGCCAAGCTGAAGACGGTCGACCCCAAGCTGTACGAGGAGGTCGGGGTCTTCTTCGGCTGA
- the macS gene encoding MacS family sensor histidine kinase, translating to MPKRERVMTMSVEQPLWRALTGYRVLTLVYAVGLFVSAYDEFERPWLAVAYFAVLAGWTLVTLPKVANAANCTKRFLTADLTIAIVGILLTRLADSTARVEAGGPTLPSIWTAGAVLAFAIKGGWRWAAFASTLVAVANLIHRGAPTRDTIHNVLLVWVASIAIGYVVEVARASERTLARALEIEAATRERERLARDIHDSVLQVLAMVQRRGTALGGEAAELGRMAGEQEVALRTLVSGGLVPVSRISEDAAQGALVRAVEEPDADDDTTDPVDLRALLAPYAGAMVTFSEPGGPVPLAPRAARELAAAVGAALDNVRAHAGAEARAWILVEDWSDEIVVTVRDDGPGIPEGRLAQAEGEGRLGVALSIRGRLRDIGGTAELISVPGQGTEVELKVPKASEGPKGVRGKAEKR from the coding sequence ATGCCGAAGCGTGAGCGAGTCATGACGATGTCGGTCGAGCAGCCGCTGTGGCGTGCGCTCACCGGCTACCGGGTTCTGACGCTGGTCTACGCGGTCGGCCTCTTCGTCAGCGCGTACGACGAGTTCGAGCGCCCCTGGCTGGCCGTCGCCTACTTCGCGGTCCTGGCCGGCTGGACCCTGGTGACCCTGCCCAAGGTCGCGAACGCGGCCAACTGCACCAAGCGGTTCCTCACAGCCGACCTCACCATCGCGATCGTCGGCATCCTGCTCACCCGGCTCGCCGACTCGACCGCGCGGGTGGAGGCCGGGGGCCCCACGCTGCCGTCGATATGGACCGCCGGGGCCGTCCTGGCCTTCGCCATCAAGGGCGGCTGGCGCTGGGCCGCCTTCGCCTCCACGCTCGTGGCCGTCGCCAACCTGATCCACCGCGGCGCCCCCACCCGCGACACCATCCACAACGTGCTGCTGGTCTGGGTCGCCTCCATCGCCATCGGGTACGTCGTCGAGGTCGCCCGCGCCTCCGAGCGCACCCTCGCCCGCGCCCTGGAGATCGAGGCCGCCACCCGAGAGCGGGAGCGCCTCGCCCGGGACATCCACGACAGCGTCCTCCAGGTCCTCGCCATGGTCCAGCGGCGCGGCACCGCCCTCGGCGGTGAGGCCGCGGAGCTGGGCCGGATGGCGGGCGAGCAGGAGGTCGCCCTGCGCACCCTGGTCTCCGGCGGCCTGGTTCCCGTCTCCCGCATCTCGGAGGACGCGGCCCAGGGAGCGCTCGTCCGCGCGGTCGAGGAACCGGACGCCGACGACGACACGACGGATCCGGTGGACCTGCGCGCCCTCCTCGCCCCGTACGCCGGCGCGATGGTCACCTTCTCCGAGCCCGGCGGCCCGGTGCCGCTCGCCCCGCGGGCCGCGCGCGAGCTGGCCGCCGCTGTCGGCGCCGCCCTGGACAACGTGCGTGCGCACGCGGGTGCCGAGGCCCGGGCCTGGATCCTGGTCGAGGACTGGTCGGACGAGATCGTCGTGACCGTACGGGACGACGGCCCCGGCATCCCCGAGGGACGGCTCGCCCAGGCCGAGGGGGAGGGCCGGCTCGGGGTGGCCCTCTCCATCCGGGGGCGCCTGCGTGACATCGGCGGCACGGCCGAACTGATCTCGGTGCCGGGACAGGGCACGGAAGTCGAACTGAAGGTACCCAAGGCCTCCGAAGGGCCGAAGGGCGTACGGGGGAAGGCGGAGAAGCGGTGA
- a CDS encoding DUF5304 domain-containing protein, which yields MSEERPTSDAARQDAAEAARTAEQVRATDADAWATACEEDLAAEKARRRAQYGPPPSSAAEELRKLVDTVADKLSGLQSPLLGAVAGGAAQQMVNQVVRQAKAAVEPVIERNPDVFDHLAAAGGELFAAYRSAVEAQERRWTNRDTAHREGRDKGDDPGPGERIDLD from the coding sequence ATGAGCGAAGAGCGCCCCACGTCCGACGCCGCTCGTCAGGACGCGGCCGAGGCGGCGCGGACCGCCGAGCAGGTACGCGCGACCGACGCCGACGCCTGGGCCACGGCGTGCGAGGAGGACCTCGCCGCGGAGAAGGCCCGCCGCCGGGCGCAGTACGGGCCGCCGCCGAGCTCGGCCGCCGAGGAACTGCGCAAGCTGGTGGACACCGTCGCGGACAAGCTGTCCGGGCTGCAGTCGCCGCTGCTCGGCGCGGTGGCCGGGGGCGCGGCCCAGCAGATGGTCAACCAGGTCGTCCGGCAGGCCAAGGCCGCCGTCGAACCCGTCATCGAACGCAATCCGGACGTCTTCGACCATCTGGCCGCCGCCGGCGGTGAACTGTTCGCCGCGTACCGCTCCGCCGTCGAGGCCCAGGAACGCCGGTGGACGAACCGGGACACCGCCCACCGGGAAGGCCGCGACAAGGGCGACGACCCGGGCCCCGGAGAGCGCATCGACCTGGACTGA